Proteins co-encoded in one Papaver somniferum cultivar HN1 chromosome 5, ASM357369v1, whole genome shotgun sequence genomic window:
- the LOC113281657 gene encoding uncharacterized protein LOC113281657 — MAEMHHGPFLNHENEALIQAVIHHGRNWEFIRTQSVWSHILIHPTGQQLKDRVRSMVRAHNARVAAGQPAIFPALTQIEINLFLQLGGAARHYGEWFPHETDALLDGIDLYGPGNWVGIKNDQVIGPRLLDKTRQQLRIK, encoded by the exons ATGGCAGAGATGCACCACGGTCCATTTTTGAACCATGAAAACGAAGCGTTGATTCAAGCGGTTATTCATCATGGAAGAAACTGGGAATTCATCAGAACCCAATCAGTTTGGAGCCACATTCTAATCCACCCGACAGGTCAACAGTTGAAA GATCGAGTTAGAAGTATGGTGAGAGCACATAATGCTCGGGTTGCAGCTGGTCAACCTGCCATTTTTCCG GCGCTCACTCAAATTGAAATCAATCTGTTTCTGCAATTGGGAGGTGCCGCTAGGCATTATGGTGAATGGTTTCCACACGAAACCGATGCACTTCTTGATGGTATTGATCTATATGGTCCTGGTAATTGGGTGGGGATCAAAAATGATCAAGTTATAGGTCCACGCCTACTTGATAAGACGAGACAACAGTTAAGG ATCAAGTAA